In a genomic window of Colius striatus isolate bColStr4 chromosome 2, bColStr4.1.hap1, whole genome shotgun sequence:
- the MAP10 gene encoding microtubule-associated protein 10 produces MAAAAGGAEGLFALELWVEAVRVWAPGPTLCPAVALRLLDFPPLLLRPAAAAAPLGPGQPFPFGRGKRCLFRWRRGSLCAALRCRPLRALLLALPAGLAPGPPRLLGSCDVPLAPAAAALLQRPEAPDSCGRRGLFPLQDAAGRTVGELDLGYRLTMLEAGEEPPLPSPATPGNVTQPAAPPEPRVEEEEEEEDEEVEGNVFCPPVLYYSREAAEPHLPPAPAAGQWCYGKVWRPQDKDKGQNPPRSSAGPSLLHPTSSQQLPNPLGQLPLLSALLAELLVLTHGTASDAAHPHLALLNQALGSAGMASWPPSHSHSSALKPAEAPVGPGGSRGAASPRLQQGQQEAISPGSSQAGKGPKKTVLRGETGSERNCKTKENRPPRKKLLYGLTNTLRLRLQQTNPDKLIIHERREQYRKKQMEMLKEKSPLSKRKLLGNSEEQHIVSYRRSKGNSSKQNSCLDKAVQTSLENSALTEYISLTGYVSPDLQRQTAASLLNNDEIESKEHSCKITTVPLLEESVLKSSHKGKYTKSQLAAAFPSDENAKGSNEEAIQLIHRKITEHDDASVVSDHKPSPSRSVENNSEFIYSDDFIASPEDTVYSEDFTSAECMGRNLEALDSSPEPLWLESPKQRWSDAEPESSRSRTSKTSQRPESTSGLLPVPSASSPVQSLKRNRLKTSKRASDESVDSLNLAGMEASLGEEQEAQQSSKEENGNGQRTKQVSTLRSEQVSSHSVLSIGKGQIAAGKSQPITLVSFELPSDMSDHEPSVLANSMSDKEDDFLGELHVLNQHKDISELVLSKLPGYTM; encoded by the coding sequence atggcggcggcggctgggGGAGCGGAGGGGCTGTTCGCGCTGGAGCTGTGGGTGGAGGCGGTGCGGGTGTGGGCGCCGGGACCCACGCTTTGCCCGGCCGTGGCGCTGCGCCTCTTGGACTTCCCCCCGCTCCTGctgcgccccgccgccgccgcggcgccCCTGGGCCCGGGGCAGCCCTTCCCCTTCGGCCGCGGCAAGCGCTGCCTCTTCCGCTGGCGCCGGGGCTCGCTCTGCGCCGCGCTCCGCTGTCGCCCGCTCCGCGCGctgctgctggcgctgcccgcCGGCCTCGCCCCGGGCCCTCCCCGCCTTCTCGGCAGCTGCGACGTCCCCCtggcccccgccgccgccgcgctgctGCAGCGGCCCGAGGCGCCTGACTCCTGCGGCCGCCGTGGCCTCTTCCCGCTGCAGGATGCCGCGGGCCGCACTGTTGGGGAGCTGGACTTGGGCTACCGCCTCACCATGCTGGAGGCCGGGGAGGAGCCGCCCCTGCCGAGCCCCGCAACCCCCGGCAATGTCACGCAGCCTGCTGCCCCCCCTGAGCCGAGGGtcgaggaggaagaagaggaggaggatgaggaggtagAGGGCAATGTCTTTTGCCCACCTGTGCTCTATTACAGCCGTGAGGCTGCTGAGCCTCATCTGccaccagcaccagctgctgggCAGTGGTGCTATGGCAAGGTTTGGAGACCGCAGGACAAAGACAAGGGCCAGAACCCCCCACGGTCCAGTGCTGGGCCCTCATTGCTGCACCCCACGAGCTCTCAACAGCTCCCCAACCCCCTGGGACAGCTGCCACTTCTCAGCgccttgctggcagagctgttggTGCTCACCCACGGCACTGCGTCTGATGCTGCCCACCCACATCTTGCATTACTCAACCAGGCCCTGGGGAGTGCTGGCATGGCCTCGTGGCCCCCCAGCCACAGTCATTCATCTGCCCTCAAGCCAGCAGAGGCACCTGTGGGGcctggagggagcagaggagctgcCAGCCCTCGACTCCAGCAAGGCCAGCAAGAGGCTATCTCACCAGGGTCTTCTCAGGCTGGGAAAGGACCTAAGAAAACTGTACTTAGGGGAGAGACAGGCTCTGAAAGGAACTGCAAAACTAAGGAAAACAGACCTCccagaaaaaaattgttgtaTGGGCTGACAAACACACTGAGGCTACGGCTACAGCAGACCAACCCTGATAAGCTGATAATTCATGAAAGGAGAGAGCAGTACAGGAAAAAGCAAATGGAGatgctgaaagagaaaagcCCTTTATCCAAAAGAAAGCTGCTCGGAAATTCTGAGGAACAGCATATTGTTTCTTACAGACGTAGCAAGGGAAACAGCTCGAAGCAGAATAGTTGTCTTGATAAAGCTGTTCAGACTTCATTAGAAAACAGTGCTCTCACAGAGTACATTTCCTTGACAGGATATGTGTCCCCTGACCTGCAGAGACAGACTGCTGCAAGTCTACTGAACAATGATGAAATTGAAAGCAAGGAACATTCATGCAAAATAACTACAGTCCCCTTACTGGAGGAAAGTGTGTTGAAATCTTCTCACAAGGGAAAGTATACAAAAAGCCaacttgcagcagctttcccatcAGATGAGAATGCAAAGGGAAGTAATGAGGAAGCAATACAGTTAATCCATCGTAAAATCACAGAGCATGATGATGCATCTGTTGTAAGTGATCATAAACCAAGCCCCAGCAGgagtgttgaaaacaactctGAATTCATATACTCAGATGACTTCATTGCTAGTCCCGAGGATACAGTTTATTCAGAAGATTTCACCAGTGCTGAATGCATGGGCAGAAACTTGGAAGCTCTTGATAGCAGTCCTGAACCTCTGTGGCTTGAAAGCCCAAAGCAACGTTGGTCAGATGCAGAGCCAGAATCCAGCAGGTCCAGAACTTCAAAGACAAGTCAAAGACCTGAAAGTACTTCAGGTCTTCTGCCAGTGCCCTCAGCTTCATCTCCAGTCCAGTCTTTGAAGAGAAACCGTTTAAAAACCAGCAAGAGAGCTAGTGATGAATCTGTAGATTCACTTAACCTTGCTGGAATGGAGGCATCATTAGGTGAAGAGCAGGAAGCCCAACAGAGCAGCAAGGAAGAGAACGGGAATGGTCAGCGTACTAAACAAGTATCTACACTGAGGAGTGAACAAGTTAGCTCCCATTCTGTTCTGAGTATAGGAAAGGGGCAGATTGCTGCAGGAAAAAGCCAGCCAATAACTCTAGTTAGCTTTGAGTTGCCATCTGACATGTCTGATCATGAACCTAGTGTCCTGGCAAACAGCATGTCAGACAAAGAGGATGATTTTCTGGGAGAACTGCATGTCCTTAATCAACACAAAGACATCAGTGAACTTGTCTTAAGTAAGCTTCCAGGATATACAATGTAA